The segment TGTTCTGAAATCGTAGTAATAACAGAAATAATTGCTTGAATTTTATGGGCTTCAGATTCCAAATGGTCAATTACTGATTTTGTTTCGTACGTTCCTTGGGAGATGATATCCATTTGTCGCACGGCATTTTGTATCACTTCTTGGCCGTTGTTTGCTTGATTGATCATGTTTTGCGTTGTATCGGAAACAGTTGCCGCTGCGTGTGTAATCGCCTGAACACCATGGGCCATATCCTCCATCGCTTTTGCACTTTCTTCAGCGCTTTGCAATTGAACTTCAGCAGAGGCTGCCACTTGTTCAATTGCGGCTGTTACTTCATTCGCTGCACGAGTTGATTCATTTGTTTGAACATCAACGGCATTGGCTGATTGATCTACTAGTTGGGCGTTCTCTTGAACTTTGCCAATTAAATTTTTCATATTGTCACTAATAGATGCGAAAATAGAAGCTAATTCACCTAGCTCATCATTTCGTTTTAAATACTTGTCTGAAATTTTTTGAGTAAAGTCTCCCTGTTGCATGATTTGTCCATAGCCAACAGTTGCACGGATAACTTGTGTTATTTTTCTTGTTACGAAATAGATAATGAGTGCAAGAATTGTGATAATGATGAAACTACTAACGAGAATTTTCGTAGAGAGTGCTTTTGCCTCTTTCGTTACTTCATCGAGAGGAGCGACTAATAGTGCACTCCAAGGTGTTTGTACGCCCCCGACATAAATCGGTGAATATAAGCGATAGACATCTTTATTTGAAGCTTCTGAAAAACCTGAAATCGTGAGTTGCTGCCCTTGGTGTACTGCATTTTTAACGTCTTCCACATTAGCCACGCCGTTCATAGCATTACTATCGAAGTAATTATTGCCGATGAGGTCGTTGTTTTGATGTGAAATAACGGTTCCACCATTCGATAATAATCCGGCAAATCCAGTGTCATAAAAGGTAAACTGACTCACTAATTCATTCAATGTCCCTAATTCCATATCCACGGCTGTTAAACCAACAGCCTTCCCGTTTACGAAAACAGGAACCACAATCGATGTGATGTAAACAGATTCGTCATTGATTTCATAAATAAAAGGTTCAAAGATTGTATTGTCGCCAGAATCTAATACATCCTTCAAACTCGCCCATAATTCACTAGGCTCTTCGTAATCTGTTACCGGTTCGATGGCAAATGTTCCATCCGTATTTTGAGACCAAATAGGAATGAAGCGTCCTGTCCCATCGTGTCCTAATGTATTGGCATATTCTGCATCTTTTCCGTCAAATGCATTCGGCTCCCAAAACATCCATGAGGCCAGTGTGTTCGGATTACTAATTAGTAATTGTTGCATCATTGTATTGGCGTCATCTCGTGAAAGAGTTGCACCGCTTTCAAGTAGACCACCAAATGACTGTGATAATGTTTGAAGTGCTACTATATTTTTTTCTAATTCAAGACCAAGTTCTTCGGCAAGTAAGCCGCCATGTGTTTCTAGACTTGCTTCCGCTTCATTTATGGTCATTGTCTGGACTGTAAGAGAAATATAAGTACCTAGTCCGATAAAGAATAGAATGGTTGGCACTAAAATAAAAAGCAACATTTTTGTTTGAAGTTTCTTCATATGCTACTACTCCTTTGTAATTATACTTCCACTTTATTAATTATCGGGCGTTTAACATCATTTGTTAGCGTTTTTTGAAAAAAAGTAGGACATTTATATTAATTTGGTAAAAAGGGTTAAAGGGAGGAAAGGGGAGGTAGAAGAGTTTATTGGTTCTAAAGATTCATTTAAGACGCTTAGCTATATGTATTTTGGTTGTAAAACTCCATAAGTACATCAGAAAAATTTAGTCCTTTTCTCATTGCCTATAGAGATAAAATAATGACCACTTAAATCATCTTACAATATATAACAAAAGCACACGATGATGACTGTGTGCCCTACTGTTTAGATATTCATTATTGTTCTTTAAAAAAATGAGTTAGCTCTTCAGCAAATAGTGGTCGGCTAAAATAGTAACCTTGTGCTTCGTTACAATTTCTTTGTTGGAGGAATTGTAATTGCTCTAGGGTCTCAACCCCTTCGGCAACAACATTTAAATCTAGGTTATGAGCCATATTAATAATAGTGCTCATAAGAGAAGCATCTTTTGGATCTGTAAATATATTTTTTGTAAACGCCTGATCAATTTTTAATGTATCGATAGGGAGCGTTTTTAAATAGCTTAAGGAAGAATAACCTGTTCCAAAATCATCAATAGATAAATGAATGCCCATTTCTTTTAACTGATGCATTGTAAGAATCGCGTGTTTTGAATTTTGAATAATGCTTTCTGTTAGTTCAAATTCAAGGTACTTGGGATCAAGTCCAGTTTTAGATAAAATTTTACGTACCATCTCAACGAAATTACTTTGTTGGAATTGGCGAGAAGAAATATTTACAGCCATTCTTAAAGGTGGATACCCCTCATTTTGCCAAGTCTTGTTTTGTAAACACGCTTCATATAGTATCCATTCTCCTATTGATAATATTAATCCAGTTTCTTCTGCAAGTGGAATAAATTCTGCTGGAGAAATATTGCCCCATTCGTGATGGTGCCAACGAATTAATGCTTCAACACCCGTTACTTTTGAGGAACTTACATCGATTTGAGGTTGATAAGCAATCCTAAACTCTTTTCGTTCTAACGCTTTCCGCAATCCAATCTCGAGCGTCATCTTTTTAGTTATCAATTCATTCATATCGGGTGTGAAAAAGCGGTAATTATTTTTTCCCTCTTCTTTTACGCGATACATAGCCGTATCTGCATTTTTGATTAAAGTCTCTATATCTTTACCATCAGATGGGTATAGGGCAATTCCAATCGATGGTGTTACAAATAATTCATGTTCATTTAACTCGATCGCGTGACTAAATAAATTGACTATTTTTTGAGCGGTTTGAGTAGCTTCAGCAGGTGTAGTACATGTAAGGAGCACAATAAACTCATCTCCACCTTGACGACTAACTGTATCTGTTGGGCTCGTACAGTTTTGAATTCGCTTTGCAACTTCAACTAATAATTGATCTCCTATGGCATGTCCTAACGTGTCATTAATATTTTTGAAACGATCTAAATCGATAAACATGACAGCAAGAGCATGCTCATTTTCATGTGCTTTTTCTAGTGCTTGTATAAGTCGGTCATTTAATAAGAGTCGGTTAGGCAATCCTGTTAAAGGGTCTCGATATACCATTTGGTTGATTTTTTTTTCTGCCTGTTTTCTTTCTGTAATATCTCGAATAATACTACTGAAGTAAATACTCCCATCTTCATGCCAAGTGGCGATGGAAAGTTCTATTGGAAATTCTTCGCCATCTTTTCGGAGACCTTGTAATTCAATCGTTTTTCCGATTACGTGTGGGATTCCAGTGGCAAGATATCGTTCTATCCCTTTTTGGTGAGCCACTCTAAATTTATCTGGTATGATCAACAGTATCTTTTTGCCGAGAGCTTCCTTTTCATGATAGCCGAAAATACTTTGAGCGCTGTTATTCCATGAAATAATCGTTCCCTTGCTATCGGCTAAAATAATAGCATCCGTAGCAGACTCTATAACAGAGCGAAACTTTCTTTCAGATTTAATAGATTGAGACACAAATTTTTTATAAACAAAAATACTAATAAACACAACCGCTAAAATGACGAGCATCCCAAATCCAATACAATAAGCTAAAAAAGTACTATTAGCGACTGTTTCTGATAAGTTAGGCTGGTGATCGGATATAAAATTTGCTGCAGCCATACCTGAATAGTGAATGCCTGAAATCCCGATTCCCATAATTAGGGCACCACCTGTTTTTTTCCACGCCATTCGTGTTGTTTTTTGATTTTGGCTTACAAATAACAATAAATATAAAGCTACTAAAGAAGTAATAAATGCGATGATAGCGGTAAGAAGCCCAAATAAGTAATTATATACAATTGTCGCTTCCATCTCCATTGCTCTCATGCATATATAGTGCATTAACACAATTCCAATAGAAATAAAGAGGGCGCTTAATATGATTTTCATAGTGCCCATAGTAGGTTTAATGATTATATAAAATGTTATGGCTGAAGAAATAATAGCTGGGAAAATTGAAATGATAATTAAAATTAAATTGTAAGTGACGGGTATTGATAAATGGAAAGCAAGCATAGCAATAAAATGCATAACCCATATGCCCAACCCTAATACAAATGCGCCCGCACTAAGCCATATATAACGGGTGAAACCTTTTGATTTATTTATTCGAATGCCTAAGTCTAATGCAGCAAATGAGGCAAAAATGGCGATAAAAACAGAAAATAATACTAGAGGTAAATGGTAGGTACTCGAAACTACTTCCAATTGAAAAAGACTCCTTTTATAGTAATAAAAATGTTAACTTGTTGTTTGACTATTTTACCTCAACGGATTACATATTTAAAATTAAACTGTGTGGGGTGGAATAGGAACAAGGATGTTGTTCTTAAAGTCAAATACGAGGGGTATTGATAATCAATATAGCATGTTACGTAATAGATATCAAAGTAAGAATATGCTTTTTGATGAATAAATTGAAATGATTTTAGCGAAATATTAACATTGTTGTAAAGTGATTTAATTGTAATTTTACTGTAAACTAATGGTATTAAATTGTAAATGAAATAATAGGAAGAGATTTTTTTAGAAAGGGGTAATTAAAATGAAAAAGTTTTTTGTATTATTTTTAATGATGGCTATGATAATCATGCTTGCTGCTTGTTCAAACAATGCAAGTAAAACGAAATTACTTAGCAAGGAAGGCGTTGCGCCATATGAGTTATCGGAAAGCGATGCATACCTCCTGCAGTCGTTAGGGCTTGAAATGGATGCCAATATTTTATCTTTCAAAGCGCCTAAAACCGCAAAAGGTCTTAACGTTAATGCTTATGTTTTGAATAATGACGGCACTTGGGAGGATATAGGTGGCGTAGGAGTGTCGTTAGGGCAAGATACAGGTACAGACGAAAGATTACAAGGTACGTTTGCCATGCTGCTTAAAGAGAACT is part of the Solibacillus sp. FSL K6-1523 genome and harbors:
- a CDS encoding methyl-accepting chemotaxis protein, encoding MKKLQTKMLLFILVPTILFFIGLGTYISLTVQTMTINEAEASLETHGGLLAEELGLELEKNIVALQTLSQSFGGLLESGATLSRDDANTMMQQLLISNPNTLASWMFWEPNAFDGKDAEYANTLGHDGTGRFIPIWSQNTDGTFAIEPVTDYEEPSELWASLKDVLDSGDNTIFEPFIYEINDESVYITSIVVPVFVNGKAVGLTAVDMELGTLNELVSQFTFYDTGFAGLLSNGGTVISHQNNDLIGNNYFDSNAMNGVANVEDVKNAVHQGQQLTISGFSEASNKDVYRLYSPIYVGGVQTPWSALLVAPLDEVTKEAKALSTKILVSSFIIITILALIIYFVTRKITQVIRATVGYGQIMQQGDFTQKISDKYLKRNDELGELASIFASISDNMKNLIGKVQENAQLVDQSANAVDVQTNESTRAANEVTAAIEQVAASAEVQLQSAEESAKAMEDMAHGVQAITHAAATVSDTTQNMINQANNGQEVIQNAVRQMDIISQGTYETKSVIDHLESEAHKIQAIISVITTISEQTNLLALNAAIEAARAGEAGKGFAVVADEVRKLADETNVSAADIQKLIGAIQEDTVKAVESMDRNENGVNEGIKRMQEVDITFKEIITSVELIVKEAIELSAIAEEMSAGSEEIAAASEEIANSAKSAHGQTHQVAAAAEQQLASMEEIVQSSATLKSLSEELNKALSQFKA
- a CDS encoding EAL domain-containing protein, which gives rise to MEVVSSTYHLPLVLFSVFIAIFASFAALDLGIRINKSKGFTRYIWLSAGAFVLGLGIWVMHFIAMLAFHLSIPVTYNLILIIISIFPAIISSAITFYIIIKPTMGTMKIILSALFISIGIVLMHYICMRAMEMEATIVYNYLFGLLTAIIAFITSLVALYLLLFVSQNQKTTRMAWKKTGGALIMGIGISGIHYSGMAAANFISDHQPNLSETVANSTFLAYCIGFGMLVILAVVFISIFVYKKFVSQSIKSERKFRSVIESATDAIILADSKGTIISWNNSAQSIFGYHEKEALGKKILLIIPDKFRVAHQKGIERYLATGIPHVIGKTIELQGLRKDGEEFPIELSIATWHEDGSIYFSSIIRDITERKQAEKKINQMVYRDPLTGLPNRLLLNDRLIQALEKAHENEHALAVMFIDLDRFKNINDTLGHAIGDQLLVEVAKRIQNCTSPTDTVSRQGGDEFIVLLTCTTPAEATQTAQKIVNLFSHAIELNEHELFVTPSIGIALYPSDGKDIETLIKNADTAMYRVKEEGKNNYRFFTPDMNELITKKMTLEIGLRKALERKEFRIAYQPQIDVSSSKVTGVEALIRWHHHEWGNISPAEFIPLAEETGLILSIGEWILYEACLQNKTWQNEGYPPLRMAVNISSRQFQQSNFVEMVRKILSKTGLDPKYLEFELTESIIQNSKHAILTMHQLKEMGIHLSIDDFGTGYSSLSYLKTLPIDTLKIDQAFTKNIFTDPKDASLMSTIINMAHNLDLNVVAEGVETLEQLQFLQQRNCNEAQGYYFSRPLFAEELTHFFKEQ